A single Camarhynchus parvulus chromosome 5, STF_HiC, whole genome shotgun sequence DNA region contains:
- the DDB2 gene encoding DNA damage-binding protein 2, with translation MALPLPFCGEGRRESPRPANSARSGGRAEAAAPHSRPCYETSGEGPVPAAGRGSAGRAEAAGAQWSDRMAPVNQPKDKKRERACQHWPEEAKSAGKRKRDYGERGNEKQEKKLFVRKTSKPSGKIGCSGGGFVMRNKRVLSSQLERRCSIVHYVYQKMLGGSIQAQLRQRLELAFLHSLSSYCLFRRASPFDRRVTCLEWHPTHPSTLAVGSKGGDIILWDCEVLAKTCFIKGKGPGNSLGDIKFSPYEAEKLYVASGDGTLSLQDLEGRAVQVISRALDCGHEHHNVCCWYCSVDVSASCHAVVTGDNVGNVVLLSTSGEEVWKLKLHKKKVTHVEFNSRCEWMFATASVDQTVKIWDLRNIKNKTNFLHLLPHEKPVNAAYFSPTHGAKLLSTDQHNEIRVYSSSDWTKPQHLIPHPHRQFQHLTPIKATWHPRYDLIVVGRYPDPKFPGYTLNELRTVDVFDGNTGDMVYQLYDPNASGIISLNKFNPMGDTLASGMGFNILIWNQEEMAAKKHEHLLKAMTNEELEP, from the exons ATGGCGCTGCCCCTGCCCTTCTGCGGCGAAGGGCGGCGGGAATCGCCACGGCCGGCGAACTCGGCGCGTTCCGGGGGCAGGGCCGAAGCCGCTGCCCCCCATTCCCGCCCCTGTTATGAAACCTCGGGGGAGGGGCCAGTGCCGGCCGCCGGCCGCGGCAGCGCCGGGAGAGCGGAGGCCGCGGGAGCGCAG tGGTCAGACAGAATGGCTCCAGTGAACCAGCCAAAGGACAAGAAGCGTGAGAGGGCATGTCAGCATTGGCCAGAAGAGGCAAAATCAGCTGGGAAGAGGAAACGGGACTATGGAGAACGAGggaatgaaaaacaagaaaagaagtTGTTTGTGAGAAAAACATCTAAACCCTCAGGGAAAATCG GTTGCAGTGGAGGTGGGTTTGTGATGAGAAACAAGAGAGTCCTTTCCTCTCAGCTGGAGCGGCGATGCAGCATTGTTCATTATGTCTACCAGAAAATGCTGGGAGGCTCCATTcaggcacagctcaggcag AGATTGGAGCTGGCTTTTCTGCATTCTCTTTCCTCATACTGCCTCTTCCGAAGAGCAAGTCCCTTTGACAGGAGAGTGACATGTCTGGAATGGCACCCAACACACCCCAGTACGCTAGCTGTCGGTTCCAAAGGTGGAGACATCATCCTTTGGGACTGTGAAGTACTTGCTAAAACCTGCTTCATAAAGGGG AAAGGGCCAGGAAATTCTCTCGGAGACATCAAGTTCAGTCCTTATGAGGCAGAGAAGCTTTATGTGGCATCAGGTGATGGCACCCTAAGTCTGCAGGATCTTGAGGGCAGAGCGGTGCAGGTGATCTCTCGTGCCCTGGACTGTGGCCATGAGCATCATAATGTTTG TTGCTGGTACTGCAGTGTGGACGTTTCTGCAAGCTGCCATGCAGTGGTGACAGGTGATAATGTGGGCAATGTGGTCCTGCTCAGCACTTCTGGTGAAGAG GTCTGGAAGCTGAAATTGCACAAGAAGAAAGTGACTCATGTAGAGTTTAACTCCCGATGTGAGTGGATGTTTGCCACAGCATCTGTGGATCAGACAGTCAAAATCTGGGACCTCAGAAacatcaaaaacaaaacaaactttctTCATCTGCTTCCACATGAGAAACCTGTCAATGCAG CTTACTTCAGCCCAACACATGGTGCCAAGCTTCTGAGCACAGACCAGCACAATGAAATCAGGGTTTACTCATCTTCAGACTGGACCAAGCCACAGCATCTGATTCCACATCCACATAGGCAGTTTCAGCACCTCACACCTATTAAG GCGACGTGGCATCCTCGCTATGACCTCATAGTGGTAGGTCGCTACCCAGACCCCAAGTTCCCCGGGTACACACTGAACGAGCTGCGCACTGTGGATGTGTTCGATGGAAACACCGGCGACATGGTGTATCAGCTCTATGATCCAAATGCCTCTGGGATCATCTCG ctcaaTAAATTTAACCCTATGGGAGACACACTGGCTTCTGGCATGG gcTTTAATATTCTGATCTGGAACCAGGAGGAGATGGCAGCCAAGAAGCATGAACATCTCTTGAAAGCCATGACAAACGAGGAGCTTGAACCATGA